One window from the genome of Hippocampus zosterae strain Florida chromosome 7, ASM2543408v3, whole genome shotgun sequence encodes:
- the spata20 gene encoding spermatogenesis-associated protein 20 → MLRLAWLRLASKYSRVQPERLVIAALGHTTPSYTNSGNTVKFFRHCTHRRHQQPPPNVRSAFHFLRLSPFTNMASGGEGPPATPPRHTNRLAMERSPYLLQHAHNPVDWYPWGQDAFDKARNDDKPIFLSVGYSTCHWCHVMERESFEDEEIGKLLSDNFVCIKVDREERPDVDKVYMTFVQATSGGGGWPMSVWLTPDLRPFIGGTYFPPRDHGRRPGFKTVLTRIMQQWQHNRSNLESSGDRILEALKKGTAVAATPGQSPPLAPDVAQRCFQQLAHSYEEEYGGFRDAPKFPTPVNLMFLMSFWSVNRSTSEGVEALQMALHTLRMMALGGIHDHVAQGFHRYSTDSSWHVPHFEKMLYDQAQLAIAYITAFQVSGEQIFAEVAKDILLYVSRDLSDKSGGFYSAEDADSLPTSGGSEKREGAFCVWTASEVRHLLADVTVGASGSATLADVFMHHYGVKEQGNVAPEQDPHGELQGQNVLIVRYSAELTAARFGVGVETLNELLASARAKMAEARKVRPRPHLDTKMLASWNGLMLSAYARVGAALGDEALLERAARAGHFLKEHLWDAERQTILRSCYRGDQMEVQQISPPISGFLDDYAFIICGLLDLYEATMQTEWLQWAEELQLRQDVLFWDSAGGGYFCSDPSDSTVLLQLKEDQDGAEPSANSVSASSLLRLSQYTGRQEWLQRCQQLLAAFSDRLTNIPIALPEMVRALMAQHHVLKQIVICGQRESPDTKGLLEAVHSIFLPHRVLMLLDGSSDGFLRQRLPALSSMSRQGGVATAYVCQDFTCSLPVTEPQELRRLLLDGNVEMRR, encoded by the exons ATGCTCAGACTGGCATGGCTTCGCCTGGCGTCCAAATATAGCCGCGTGCAACCCGAGCGTCTTGTTATTGCAGCCCTCGGGCACACAACCCCTTCGTACACAAACTCGGGGAATACCGTAAAGTTCTTCCGACATTGTACCCACCGCCGACaccaacaaccaccaccaaacGTCAGGTCAGCATTTCACTTCCTCAG ATTATCTCCTTTCACTAACATGGCATCAGGGGGAGAAGGGCCACCCGCAACGCCACCCAGACACACCAATAGGCTCGCCATGGAGAGGTCACCCTACCTGCTGCAACATGCGCACAACCCCGTTGACTG GTATCCGTGGGGACAGGATGCCTTCGACAAGGCACGGAATGACGACAAACCCATCTTCTTATCag TGGGCTACTCAACATGCCACTGGTGCCACGTCATGGAGAGGGAGTCTTTTGAGGACGAAGAAATTGGCAAATTGCTCAGCGACAACTTTGTCTGCATTAAAGTCGACCGAGAGGAGAGACCAGATGTGGATAAAGTGTACATGACCTTCGTTCAG GCAACAAGTGGAGGTGGAGGATGGCCAATGAGTGTGTGGTTAACTCCTGATCTCCGCCCTTTTATCGGCGGCACCTACTTTCCACCCAGAGACCACGGGAGACGACCCGGCTTTAAGACTGTCCTGACCCGAATCATGCAACAG TGGCAGCACAACCGCTCCAACTTGGAGTCCAGTGGGGACAGGATCCTCGAGGCGCTGAAAAAAGGCACGGCCGTGGCGGCGACCCCGGGCCAAAGTCCTCCTTTGGCTCCTGATGTGGCTCAACGCTGTTTCCAGCAGCTGGCCCACTCTTACGAAGAAGAGTACGGCGGTTTCAGGGATGCTCCCAAGTTCCCCACACCGG TCAATCTGATGTTCCTCATGTCTTTCTGGTCTGTGAATCGCTCCACCTCGGAGGGCGTTGAGGCTCTGCAGATGGCTCTGCATACACTCCGCATGATGGCACTAGGTGGCATCCACGACCATGTCGCCCAG GGCTTTCATCGTTACTCCACAGATTCTTCTTGGCACGTTCCACATTTTGAAAAGATGCTCTACGATCAGGCCCAGCTTGCCATCGCCTACATAACTGCCTTCCAG gtatCAGGTGAGCAGATTTTTGCGGAAGTGGCAAAGGACATCCTGCTTTACGTCTCCAGAGACTTGAGTGACAAG TCTGGGGGTTTTTACAGTGCGGAGGATGCAGACTCTTTGCCAACATCGGGGGGATCCGAAAAGCGCGAGGGGGCTTTTTGCGTCTGGACGGCCTCGGAGGTTCGCCACCTGCTGGCTGACGTGACAGTGGGCGCCAGTGGATCCGCCACCCTCGCCGATGTTTTCATGCACCATTATGGAGTGAAAGAGCAAGGCAATGTTGCCCCCGAACAG gACCCTCACGGGGAGCTGCAGGGCCAGAATGTGCTGATCGTGCGCTATTCCGCCGAGTTGACAGCTGCGCGCTTTGGCGTTGGTGTGGAGACGCTCAATGAGCTTTTGGCTTCGGCGCGAGCCAAAATGGCAGAGGCGAGGAAGGTTCGGCCACGCCCGCATCTGGATACCAAGATGCTGGCCTCCTGGAATG GTCTGATGCTGTCAGCCTACGCCCGTGTCGGAGCCGCGCTCGGGGACGAGGCACTGCTGGAGAGGGCGGCGCGTGCCGGCCACTTCCTGAAGGAACACCTGTGGGATGCGGAGAGGCAGACCATTCTGCGATCCTGTTACCGTGGAGACCAGATGGAGGTGCAGCagat atCACCACCTATTTCTGGCTTCCTGGACGATTACGCATTCATCATTTGCGGCTTGCTGGATCTCTATGAGGCCACCATGCAAACCGAGTGGCTGCAGTGGGCTGAAGAGCTGCAGCTCAGACAGGACGTGCTGTTCTGGGACTCGGCAGGTGGAGGCTACTTTTGCTCTGACCCAAGTGACAGCACTGTTCTGTTACAACTCAAAGAAG ATCAGGATGGAGCCGAGCCCAGTGCTAACTCCGTGTCAGCGTCCAGTCTGTTGCGTCTATCCCAGTACACCGGAAGGCAGGAATGGCTCCAGCGGTGCCAACAGCTACTGGCGGCGTTCTCTGATCGTCTCACCAATATACCCATCGCTTTACCCGAGATGGTGCGGGCCCTTATGGCACAGCACCACGTGCTTAAGCAG ATTGTGATCTGCGGCCAAAGAGAGTCCCCAGATACAAAAGGTCTTCTCGAGGCAGTCCACTCCATCTTCCTCCCGCACAGG